One stretch of Cygnus atratus isolate AKBS03 ecotype Queensland, Australia chromosome 26, CAtr_DNAZoo_HiC_assembly, whole genome shotgun sequence DNA includes these proteins:
- the LOC118259011 gene encoding butyrophilin subfamily 2 member A2-like isoform X3, which produces MVFGCHLQCSLLAFIPYSLVFHVCELQSAPFSVKGPPNPVATAVGQDVVLPCHVSPEQNVQDMEVTWFREQFTPFVHRYKGGRDQYGDQMVQYQGRTELLKDGLTNGSVDLRIFRVQLSDKGLYTCFVHSGSAYDEAVVELKVTASGSAPRIVLERYQDGGIRVACRSAGWFPQPQVLWQDPRGQHLPSLSEIITEDENGLFATESILILTRSASQELACVVRPALQSQEKESSLYISDPFFQNAHPWKIGLGVVLVAVFTLFIIAVYLFRMKGRHEKKIAMQAAALRRQAEELVMVVLDSDTAHCDLVLSDDCKSVKRADKLQNIPSLPQRFDPWRCVLGCKGYTSGRYYWEVEVEDGGGWAVGVSREDVKRKGEIQFSPEEGIWAVGNWAGQFEAFTFPEHTLLHESQAPTRVRVSLDYEMGRVAFFSVDEKNPIFTFPLVSFDGFKVHPWVWLGPGTWLKMCP; this is translated from the exons ATGGTCTTCGGCTGCCACCTCCAGTGCTCTCTGCTGGCTTTTATCCCTTACAGTTTGGTTTTCCATGTTTGTGAGCTTCAATCAG ccCCGTTCAGCGTCAAGGGACCCCCTAACCCTGTGGCCACGGCTGTTGGCCAGGAcgtggtgctgccctgccacgTCTCCCCGGAGCAGAACGTGCAGGACATGGAGGTGACCTGGTTTCGGGAGCAATTCACGCCCTTCGTGCATCGCTACAAGGGGGGCCGGGACCAGTACGGGGACCAGATGGTTCAGTACCAAGGCCGCACAGAACTGCTGAAAGACGGCCTCACCAATGGCAGCGTGGACTTGAGAATTTTCCGTGTCCAGCTGTCTGACAAAGGGCTTTACACCTGCTTTGTCCACAGTGGTTCAGCGTACGACGaggctgtggtggagctgaAGGTGACAG ccaGTGGCTCTGCTCCACGCATCGTGCTGGAGCGCTACCAGGACGGGGGCATCCGTGTGGCGTGCCGCTCGGCCGGCTGGTTCCCACAGCCCCAGGTGCTGTGGCAGGACCCCCGCGGGCAGCACCTGCCCTCCCTCTCAGAAATCATTACCGAGGACGAGAACGGCCTCTTTGCAACAGAGAGCATCCTCATCCTCACCAGGAGTGCAAGCCAGGAGCTGGCTTGTGTGGTCAGacctgccctgcagagccaggagaaGGAGTCCTCTTTGTACATATCAG atccCTTTTTCCAAAATGCCCATCCTTGGAAAATTGGCCTGGGTGTGGTCCTGGTTGCTGTGTTCACTCTCTTCATCATCGCCGTTTATCTATTTAGAATGAAAG gacggcatgagaaaaaaatag caatgcaagcagcagcactgc ggaGACAAGCTGAGGAGCTTG TGATGGTGGTTCTGGATTCAGACACAGCCCACTGCGACCTTGTCCTCTCTGATGACTGCAAAAGCGTGAAGCGAGCAGACAAGCTGCAGAACATCCCCAGCCTCCCTCAGAGATTTGACCCGTGGCGCTGCGTGCTGGGCTGCAAGGGCTACACCTCAGGGAGGTACTActgggaggtggaggtggaggatGGAGGAGGATGGGCCGTAGGGGTCTCTCGAGAAGATGTGAAGAGGAAGGGCGAGATTCAGTTCAGCCCAGAGGAGGGCATCTGGGCAGTGGGGAACTGGGCAGGGCAGTTCGAAGCTTTCACGTTCCCTGAGCACACTCTTCTTCATGAAAGCCAGGCTCCCACACGGGTCCGGGTCTCTCTGGATTATGAAATGGGCCGGGTggcatttttcagtgttgatGAGAAGAATCCTATCTTCACATTTCCACTGGTATCATTCGATGGGTTCAAAGTCCACCCATGGGTCTGGCTGGGTCCTGGTACGTGGCTCAAAATGTGTCCCTga
- the LOC118259011 gene encoding butyrophilin subfamily 1 member A1-like isoform X1 yields MVFGCHLQCSLLAFIPYSLVFHVCELQSAPFSVKGPPNPVATAVGQDVVLPCHVSPEQNVQDMEVTWFREQFTPFVHRYKGGRDQYGDQMVQYQGRTELLKDGLTNGSVDLRIFRVQLSDKGLYTCFVHSGSAYDEAVVELKVTASGSAPRIVLERYQDGGIRVACRSAGWFPQPQVLWQDPRGQHLPSLSEIITEDENGLFATESILILTRSASQELACVVRPALQSQEKESSLYISDPFFQNAHPWKIGLGVVLVAVFTLFIIAVYLFRMKGRHEKKIAMQAAALRRQAEELEWRRYSVPIENVMVVLDSDTAHCDLVLSDDCKSVKRADKLQNIPSLPQRFDPWRCVLGCKGYTSGRYYWEVEVEDGGGWAVGVSREDVKRKGEIQFSPEEGIWAVGNWAGQFEAFTFPEHTLLHESQAPTRVRVSLDYEMGRVAFFSVDEKNPIFTFPLVSFDGFKVHPWVWLGPGTWLKMCP; encoded by the exons ATGGTCTTCGGCTGCCACCTCCAGTGCTCTCTGCTGGCTTTTATCCCTTACAGTTTGGTTTTCCATGTTTGTGAGCTTCAATCAG ccCCGTTCAGCGTCAAGGGACCCCCTAACCCTGTGGCCACGGCTGTTGGCCAGGAcgtggtgctgccctgccacgTCTCCCCGGAGCAGAACGTGCAGGACATGGAGGTGACCTGGTTTCGGGAGCAATTCACGCCCTTCGTGCATCGCTACAAGGGGGGCCGGGACCAGTACGGGGACCAGATGGTTCAGTACCAAGGCCGCACAGAACTGCTGAAAGACGGCCTCACCAATGGCAGCGTGGACTTGAGAATTTTCCGTGTCCAGCTGTCTGACAAAGGGCTTTACACCTGCTTTGTCCACAGTGGTTCAGCGTACGACGaggctgtggtggagctgaAGGTGACAG ccaGTGGCTCTGCTCCACGCATCGTGCTGGAGCGCTACCAGGACGGGGGCATCCGTGTGGCGTGCCGCTCGGCCGGCTGGTTCCCACAGCCCCAGGTGCTGTGGCAGGACCCCCGCGGGCAGCACCTGCCCTCCCTCTCAGAAATCATTACCGAGGACGAGAACGGCCTCTTTGCAACAGAGAGCATCCTCATCCTCACCAGGAGTGCAAGCCAGGAGCTGGCTTGTGTGGTCAGacctgccctgcagagccaggagaaGGAGTCCTCTTTGTACATATCAG atccCTTTTTCCAAAATGCCCATCCTTGGAAAATTGGCCTGGGTGTGGTCCTGGTTGCTGTGTTCACTCTCTTCATCATCGCCGTTTATCTATTTAGAATGAAAG gacggcatgagaaaaaaatag caatgcaagcagcagcactgc ggaGACAAGCTGAGGAGCTTG aatggAGAAGATACTCAGTGCCTATTGAAAATG TGATGGTGGTTCTGGATTCAGACACAGCCCACTGCGACCTTGTCCTCTCTGATGACTGCAAAAGCGTGAAGCGAGCAGACAAGCTGCAGAACATCCCCAGCCTCCCTCAGAGATTTGACCCGTGGCGCTGCGTGCTGGGCTGCAAGGGCTACACCTCAGGGAGGTACTActgggaggtggaggtggaggatGGAGGAGGATGGGCCGTAGGGGTCTCTCGAGAAGATGTGAAGAGGAAGGGCGAGATTCAGTTCAGCCCAGAGGAGGGCATCTGGGCAGTGGGGAACTGGGCAGGGCAGTTCGAAGCTTTCACGTTCCCTGAGCACACTCTTCTTCATGAAAGCCAGGCTCCCACACGGGTCCGGGTCTCTCTGGATTATGAAATGGGCCGGGTggcatttttcagtgttgatGAGAAGAATCCTATCTTCACATTTCCACTGGTATCATTCGATGGGTTCAAAGTCCACCCATGGGTCTGGCTGGGTCCTGGTACGTGGCTCAAAATGTGTCCCTga
- the LOC118259011 gene encoding butyrophilin subfamily 1 member A1-like isoform X4, producing MVFGCHLQCSLLAFIPYSLVFHVCELQSAPFSVKGPPNPVATAVGQDVVLPCHVSPEQNVQDMEVTWFREQFTPFVHRYKGGRDQYGDQMVQYQGRTELLKDGLTNGSVDLRIFRVQLSDKGLYTCFVHSGSAYDEAVVELKVTASGSAPRIVLERYQDGGIRVACRSAGWFPQPQVLWQDPRGQHLPSLSEIITEDENGLFATESILILTRSASQELACVVRPALQSQEKESSLYISDPFFQNAHPWKIGLGVVLVAVFTLFIIAVYLFRMKGRHEKKIGRQAEELVMVVLDSDTAHCDLVLSDDCKSVKRADKLQNIPSLPQRFDPWRCVLGCKGYTSGRYYWEVEVEDGGGWAVGVSREDVKRKGEIQFSPEEGIWAVGNWAGQFEAFTFPEHTLLHESQAPTRVRVSLDYEMGRVAFFSVDEKNPIFTFPLVSFDGFKVHPWVWLGPGTWLKMCP from the exons ATGGTCTTCGGCTGCCACCTCCAGTGCTCTCTGCTGGCTTTTATCCCTTACAGTTTGGTTTTCCATGTTTGTGAGCTTCAATCAG ccCCGTTCAGCGTCAAGGGACCCCCTAACCCTGTGGCCACGGCTGTTGGCCAGGAcgtggtgctgccctgccacgTCTCCCCGGAGCAGAACGTGCAGGACATGGAGGTGACCTGGTTTCGGGAGCAATTCACGCCCTTCGTGCATCGCTACAAGGGGGGCCGGGACCAGTACGGGGACCAGATGGTTCAGTACCAAGGCCGCACAGAACTGCTGAAAGACGGCCTCACCAATGGCAGCGTGGACTTGAGAATTTTCCGTGTCCAGCTGTCTGACAAAGGGCTTTACACCTGCTTTGTCCACAGTGGTTCAGCGTACGACGaggctgtggtggagctgaAGGTGACAG ccaGTGGCTCTGCTCCACGCATCGTGCTGGAGCGCTACCAGGACGGGGGCATCCGTGTGGCGTGCCGCTCGGCCGGCTGGTTCCCACAGCCCCAGGTGCTGTGGCAGGACCCCCGCGGGCAGCACCTGCCCTCCCTCTCAGAAATCATTACCGAGGACGAGAACGGCCTCTTTGCAACAGAGAGCATCCTCATCCTCACCAGGAGTGCAAGCCAGGAGCTGGCTTGTGTGGTCAGacctgccctgcagagccaggagaaGGAGTCCTCTTTGTACATATCAG atccCTTTTTCCAAAATGCCCATCCTTGGAAAATTGGCCTGGGTGTGGTCCTGGTTGCTGTGTTCACTCTCTTCATCATCGCCGTTTATCTATTTAGAATGAAAG gacggcatgagaaaaaaatag ggaGACAAGCTGAGGAGCTTG TGATGGTGGTTCTGGATTCAGACACAGCCCACTGCGACCTTGTCCTCTCTGATGACTGCAAAAGCGTGAAGCGAGCAGACAAGCTGCAGAACATCCCCAGCCTCCCTCAGAGATTTGACCCGTGGCGCTGCGTGCTGGGCTGCAAGGGCTACACCTCAGGGAGGTACTActgggaggtggaggtggaggatGGAGGAGGATGGGCCGTAGGGGTCTCTCGAGAAGATGTGAAGAGGAAGGGCGAGATTCAGTTCAGCCCAGAGGAGGGCATCTGGGCAGTGGGGAACTGGGCAGGGCAGTTCGAAGCTTTCACGTTCCCTGAGCACACTCTTCTTCATGAAAGCCAGGCTCCCACACGGGTCCGGGTCTCTCTGGATTATGAAATGGGCCGGGTggcatttttcagtgttgatGAGAAGAATCCTATCTTCACATTTCCACTGGTATCATTCGATGGGTTCAAAGTCCACCCATGGGTCTGGCTGGGTCCTGGTACGTGGCTCAAAATGTGTCCCTga
- the GP1BA gene encoding platelet glycoprotein Ib alpha chain: MTGKSITLVGTLAITLGSAMRFPALLTLILPALLPLAGATDLQLPCPSEMNKVKDILEVNCTGQALSAVPSGLPEDTGILLLNANRLTSVSTAAFLPLAALQDLDLSENGMVAMHTESPLPSLRELLLSRNALVALPNLQGLPALTRLTLAHNTLQNLAPEAFRAVPLLQDLDLRGNRLQTLPQDTFAGLRALKELDLSDNLLEELPRELLQDLEALETLWLSGNLLRTLPTDFFVEGHLFAYVFLTENPWHCDCNLFYLRKWILSNEGSVYQPERGLEKTKVEVAPEKVLCHSPPEHQHQPVIRFKSDCGNVGDTDGDAYDYDEEGTPQETTMSPSPTTHPAVPKEHTTTPHALTQPPLTTTSSPISSPSSSSLAPSTSHAVPASTSTPSTAAPAPVSSTITSTLQPPSTTPLLTSAPPTTFISTTSLTTAVSTRLPSTSNHPQTSLTTSTATSTLPMSTGMFSTSSPTALPSTNTSGASSVIKSSSPLMSTTPVVSTTTLSPHAPKLLAPLNTTHFLQPSPLPPPHPLCPCSTTAQTVPMLLLRAGGEGPQWVQWMLSHCCLLHWVLYLASLVLLLLSMLALACWLLWMCLVGWPSSRKSLQTQEVQYPLLRWRESTESPVRHLSSFQSPLQHSTFCTIKEIELCPEVTTSHTYCTIKDLGIQRSPPAKSSFCTTKELWVCHRPPNASFKSFSRKLTATNLGSLRAPSAYSLDRGVKAIGTVRVKYAGNTL, from the exons ATGACTGGGAAAAGCATCACGCTCGTCGGTACCCTTGCCATCACCCTGGGATCG GCCATGCGGTTCCCTGCACTGCTCACGTTGATCCtcccggccctgctgcccctggcCGGTGCCACTgacctgcagctgccctgcccATCGGAGATGAACAAGGTGAAGGACATCCTGGAGGTGAACTGCACGGGACAGGCTCTCAGCGCAGTGCCCTCTGGCCTGCCCGAGGACACGGGCATCCTGCTGCTCAACGCCAACCGCCTGACATCTGTCTCCACTGCCGCCTTCTTGCCCCTGGCCGCACTGCAGGACCTCGACCTGTCTGAAAACGGGATGGTGGCCATGCACACCGAGTCCCCGCTGCCATCcctcagggagctgctgctgtcccgCAATGCGCTGGTGGCCCTGCCCAACCTGCAGGGCCTGCCTGCGCTCACCCGCCTGACCCTGGCTCACAACACCCTGCAGAATCTGGCCCCGGAGGCTTTCCGTGCCGTGCCGCTGCTGCAGGACCTGGACCTGCGAGGGAACCGGCTGCAGACACTTCCCCAGGACACCTTTGCAGGGCTGCGGGCGCTCAAGGAATTGGACCTCTCAGACAACCTTTTGGAGGagctccccagggagctgctgcaggacttGGAAGCACTGGAGACCCTCTGGCTCTCAGGGAACCTCCTCCGCACCCTGCCCACCGACTTCTTCGTTGAGGGGCACCTCTTCGCCTATGTCTTTCTCACCGAGAATCCCTGGCACTGTGACTGCAACCTGTTCTACCTGCGGAAGTGGATCCTGAGCAATGAGGGGAGCGTCTACCAGCCAGAGCGGGGCCTGGAGAAGACGAAGGTGGAGGTGGCCCCGGAGAAGGTGCTGTGCCACAGCCCCCCCGAGCATCAGCATCAGCCTGTCATCCGCTTCAAGTCTGACTGTGGCAATGTGGGAGACACAGATGGGGATGCGTATGACTACGATGAGGAAGGAACACCCCAAGAAACTACCATGTCCCCTTCCCCCACGACACATCCAGCTGTCCCCAAAGAGCACACTACTACCCCACACGCTCTTACCCAGCCTCCTCTCACTACTACAAGTTCTCCCATCAGCTCCCCTTCTAGCTCCAGCCTTGCCCCAAGCACTTCCCATGCGGTTCCTGCAAGCACCAGCACTCCCAGCACCGCCGCTCCTGCACCAGTCAGTTCCACCATCACATCCACTCTACAGCCCCCCAGCACTACCCCTCTTCTAACTTCTGCTCCCCCCACCACCTTCATCTCCACCACCTCACTGACAACTGCTGTGAGCACCAGACTCCCCAGCACCAGCAACCATCCCCAAACCAGCCTTaccaccagcacagccaccagcactCTCCCAATGTCCACTGGCATGTTTTCCACCAGCAGTCCCACAGCATTGCCTTCCACTAACACGTCAGGGGCCTCTTCGGTCATCAAATCTTCATCTCCTCTGATGTCAACCACACCGGTGGTCTCCACCACCACGCTTTCTCCTCATGCCCCAAAGTTGCTGGCTCCCCTGAACACCACACACTTCCTCCAGCcatcccctctgcccccacctCACCCTCTCTGTCCTTGCTCCACCACAGCACAGACTGTGCCCATGCTGCTCTTGCGGGCAGGTGGGGAGGGTCCGCAGTGGGTGCAGTGGATGCTGAGCCACTGCTGCCTGTTGCACTGGGTGCTCTACCTGGCCTCCTTGGTTCTTCTGCTCCTGTCCATGCTGGCTTTAgcttgctggctgctgtggATGTGTCTGGTGGGATGGCCTTCCTCACGCAAATCACTGCAGACCCAAGAGGTGCAGTACCCACTGTTGAGGTGGAGGGAGTCAACAGAAAGTCCTGTGAGGCATCTCAGCAGCTTCCAAAGCCCCCTCCAACACTCCACATTCTGCACCATCAAGGAAATAGAGCTGTGCCCTGAAGTCACTACATCCCACACCTACTGCACAATTAAAGACCTGGGAATACAGCGCAGTCCTCCTGCAAAGTCCTCCTTCTGCACAACAAAGGAGCTGTGGGTCTGCCACCGTCCCCCGAATGCTTCATTCAAGTCTTTCTCCAGGAAGCTGACAGCCACAAACCTTGGCTCCCTGAGGGCCCCTTCTGCTTACAGCCTGGATAGGGGTGTCAAGGCCATCGGCACTGTCAGAGTGAAGTATGCTGGCAACACCTTGTAA
- the LOC118259011 gene encoding butyrophilin subfamily 1 member A1-like isoform X2, with product MVFGCHLQCSLLAFIPYSLVFHVCELQSAPFSVKGPPNPVATAVGQDVVLPCHVSPEQNVQDMEVTWFREQFTPFVHRYKGGRDQYGDQMVQYQGRTELLKDGLTNGSVDLRIFRVQLSDKGLYTCFVHSGSAYDEAVVELKVTASGSAPRIVLERYQDGGIRVACRSAGWFPQPQVLWQDPRGQHLPSLSEIITEDENGLFATESILILTRSASQELACVVRPALQSQEKESSLYISDPFFQNAHPWKIGLGVVLVAVFTLFIIAVYLFRMKGRHEKKIGRQAEELEWRRYSVPIENVMVVLDSDTAHCDLVLSDDCKSVKRADKLQNIPSLPQRFDPWRCVLGCKGYTSGRYYWEVEVEDGGGWAVGVSREDVKRKGEIQFSPEEGIWAVGNWAGQFEAFTFPEHTLLHESQAPTRVRVSLDYEMGRVAFFSVDEKNPIFTFPLVSFDGFKVHPWVWLGPGTWLKMCP from the exons ATGGTCTTCGGCTGCCACCTCCAGTGCTCTCTGCTGGCTTTTATCCCTTACAGTTTGGTTTTCCATGTTTGTGAGCTTCAATCAG ccCCGTTCAGCGTCAAGGGACCCCCTAACCCTGTGGCCACGGCTGTTGGCCAGGAcgtggtgctgccctgccacgTCTCCCCGGAGCAGAACGTGCAGGACATGGAGGTGACCTGGTTTCGGGAGCAATTCACGCCCTTCGTGCATCGCTACAAGGGGGGCCGGGACCAGTACGGGGACCAGATGGTTCAGTACCAAGGCCGCACAGAACTGCTGAAAGACGGCCTCACCAATGGCAGCGTGGACTTGAGAATTTTCCGTGTCCAGCTGTCTGACAAAGGGCTTTACACCTGCTTTGTCCACAGTGGTTCAGCGTACGACGaggctgtggtggagctgaAGGTGACAG ccaGTGGCTCTGCTCCACGCATCGTGCTGGAGCGCTACCAGGACGGGGGCATCCGTGTGGCGTGCCGCTCGGCCGGCTGGTTCCCACAGCCCCAGGTGCTGTGGCAGGACCCCCGCGGGCAGCACCTGCCCTCCCTCTCAGAAATCATTACCGAGGACGAGAACGGCCTCTTTGCAACAGAGAGCATCCTCATCCTCACCAGGAGTGCAAGCCAGGAGCTGGCTTGTGTGGTCAGacctgccctgcagagccaggagaaGGAGTCCTCTTTGTACATATCAG atccCTTTTTCCAAAATGCCCATCCTTGGAAAATTGGCCTGGGTGTGGTCCTGGTTGCTGTGTTCACTCTCTTCATCATCGCCGTTTATCTATTTAGAATGAAAG gacggcatgagaaaaaaatag ggaGACAAGCTGAGGAGCTTG aatggAGAAGATACTCAGTGCCTATTGAAAATG TGATGGTGGTTCTGGATTCAGACACAGCCCACTGCGACCTTGTCCTCTCTGATGACTGCAAAAGCGTGAAGCGAGCAGACAAGCTGCAGAACATCCCCAGCCTCCCTCAGAGATTTGACCCGTGGCGCTGCGTGCTGGGCTGCAAGGGCTACACCTCAGGGAGGTACTActgggaggtggaggtggaggatGGAGGAGGATGGGCCGTAGGGGTCTCTCGAGAAGATGTGAAGAGGAAGGGCGAGATTCAGTTCAGCCCAGAGGAGGGCATCTGGGCAGTGGGGAACTGGGCAGGGCAGTTCGAAGCTTTCACGTTCCCTGAGCACACTCTTCTTCATGAAAGCCAGGCTCCCACACGGGTCCGGGTCTCTCTGGATTATGAAATGGGCCGGGTggcatttttcagtgttgatGAGAAGAATCCTATCTTCACATTTCCACTGGTATCATTCGATGGGTTCAAAGTCCACCCATGGGTCTGGCTGGGTCCTGGTACGTGGCTCAAAATGTGTCCCTga
- the KLHL33 gene encoding LOW QUALITY PROTEIN: kelch-like protein 33 (The sequence of the model RefSeq protein was modified relative to this genomic sequence to represent the inferred CDS: deleted 3 bases in 2 codons) yields the protein MVMAMSLWQWTQWLSLWGSASSSPISPSKTPAIGQRLWLWEWHPDPAPYVPTGKMWVAEGPAPSQWQLRDGTHAGQFLAVANDLRTAGQLVDVAVGPEGDVAHAVVLASISSFFLRFLEGRTRELSQGPPSHVTLPPGVTLWGWRAMLAFAYEGTMPRGREREVEEAARALGAPRVVAACASRLENDRQEGGPEALEEQWETLRAMEKLHACGLGCDLQLQAGDEVIPVQRLALSCSCDFFRALFTCPMREATHDPAAPLATGLSPEELRLLLSFAYTGAVAGPWPVVLEAAETSLRYQAWGLLTLCLDVFTHGLTPETGLDVLAFAVAYGLAQVSRIAEDYILATFPTVVATPAFLDLPAHLLIRLLRSDGLNVLHELEALEAASRWLVANGDGQEDLAKEVLSCVRFALMSGQELKKVQSVAAGAADPGLLRQLMIASLDPVAQLPCRVRSLQEVLVVCGGDKLTTNMAARKPSRQLWFAHRYLSAVGLVKRVEWRALGHFPDGPRFRHAVAVVGNILYVLGGKRYYGVHDTLASVYRYRPMDDSWECLASMTCGRSYFAAVALGGFIYALGGSSGDLYCTDTVECYDLSADTWRTCQPLPTALCGHAACALDGALYVSGGCDEAYQCQTALLRYVPGAPAMFLAPMNGQRAGHVMEEAGGQLYVAGGLCQRDGQSGYKDQLAFEVYSPKLNIWVLLSPLPQAHVVGGAAVLGGELLVLGGYSHETYRDTHLIHAYQPGTRRWITRGTLPHAYTDLQVCVLTVPSALRGPSCLEVSSRSSDTHRNT from the exons ATGGTCATGGCCATG AGCCTTTGGCAATGGACCCAGTGGCTTTCACTATGgggcagcgccagcagcagc cccatATCCCCATCCAAGACTCCTGCTATTGGCCAGAGGCTCTGGTTGTGGGAATGGCACCCTGAC CCTGCTCCCTATGTTCCCACAGGCAAGATGTGGGTTGCAGAGGGGCCAGCCCCATCCCAGTGGCAACTGCGGGATGGGACCCACGCCGGACAGTTCCTGGCTGTCGCCAATGACCTCCGCACCGCAGGACAGCTGGTGGACGTGGCTGTGGGTCCAGAGGGCGATGTGGCCCATGCCGTGGTCCTAGCATCCATCAGCTCCTTCTTCCTACGCTTTCTGGAGGGCAGGACCagagagctgagccagggacCCCCTTCCCACGTCACCCTTCCACCCGGTGTCACACTATGGGGCTGGCGAGCCATGCTGGCCTTTGCCTATGAGGGAACCATGCCCCGTGGCAGAGagagggaggtggaggaggctgCAAGGGCTCTGGGGGCCCCCCGGGTGGTGGCTGCCTGTGCCTCCCGGCTGGAGAATGACCGCCAGGAGGGGGGTCCTGAGGCCCTGGAGGAGCAGTGGGAGACTCTCAGAGCCATGGAGAAGCTCCATGCCTGCGGCTTGGGTTGTGacctccagctgcaggctggggatgaGGTTATCCCAG TTCAGCGCCTGGCCCTGAGCTGCTCCTGTGACTTCTTCCGGGCCCTCTTCACTTGCCCCATGCGGGAGGCAACCCATGACCCTGCTGCCCCACTGGCCACGGGACTGTCCCCAGAGGAGCTGcgcctcctcctctccttcgCCTACACAGGAGCTGTGGCCGGACCATGGCCTGTAGTCTTGGAGGCAGCCGAGACCTCCCTGCGCTACCAGGCCTGGGGGCTCCTCACCCTCTGCCTGGATGTTTTCACCCATGGCCTGACCCCAGAAACTGGTCTGGACGTGCTGGCCTTTGCTGTGGCCTATGGGCTGGCCCAGGTGAGCCGCATAGCAGAGGACTACATCTTGGCCACCTTTCCCACTGTGGTGGCCACACCAGCCTTCCTGGATCTTCCTGCACACCTCCTGATCCGCCTCCTCCGCTCTGATGGTCTCAATGTCCTCCATGAACTGGAGGCTTTGGAAGCAGCATCCCGATGGCTCGTGGCCAATGGAGATGGCCAAGAGGATCTAGCCAAGGAAGTCTTGTCATGTGTTCGCTTTGCCCTCATGTCTGGTCAGGAGCTGAAGAAGGTCCAGTCagtggctgcaggggcagctgaCCCAGGGCTCCTCCGCCAGCTCATGATAGCAAGTTTGGACCCCGTGGCCCAGCTGCCGTGCCGGGTGCGTTCCTTGCAAGAGGTGCTGGTGGTCTGTGGTGGAGACAAACTGACAACCAACATGGCTGCCCGgaagcccagcaggcagctctggttTGCCCACCGCTACCTcagtgctgtggggctggtgaAGCGTGTGGAGTGGAGGGCGCTGGGGCACTTTCCTGACGGTCCACGCTTCCGCCATGCTGTAGCTGTGGTAGGCAACATCCTCTACGTCCTGGGTGGAAAGCGCTACTATGGGGTCCATGACACCCTGGCCAGTGTTTACAG GTATCGGCCCATGGACGACTCCTGGGAGTGCCTGGCAAGCATGACCTGCGGGCGGAGCTACTTCGCTGCTGTGGCACTTGGGGGCTTCATCTATGCCCTGGGGGGCAGCTCAGGTGACCTCTACTGCACAGACACCGTGGAGTGCTATGACCTGTCCGCTGACACCTGGAG GACGTGCCAGCCCCTGCCGACGGCTCTGTGTGGGCATGCGGCATGTGCCCTGGATGGTGCCCTCTACGTTTCAGGGGGCTGTGATGAGGCGTACCAGTGCCAGACGGCCCTTCTGCGCTACGTCCCGGGTGCACCTGCCATGTTCCTGGCCCCCATGAATGGCCAGCGAGCTGGCCACGTCATGGAGGAGGCAGGCGGGCAGCTCTATGTGGCGGGGGGACTTTGCCAGCGGGATGGGCAGAGTGGCTACAAGGACCAGCTGGCCTTTGAGGTCTACAGCCCCAAGCTAAATATCTGGGTCCtgctcagccccctgccccaagcCCATGTAGTGGGGGGTGcggctgtgctgggaggggagcTGCTCGTACTAGGTGGGTACAGTCATGAAACCTACCGGGATACTCATTTGATCCATGCCTACCAGCCAGGCACTCGGCGCTGGATCACCCGGGGCACCTTGCCCCATGCCTATACTGACCTCCAGGTGTGTGTCCTCACTGTGCCCTCAGCCTTACGTGGCCCCAGCTGCCTTGAGGTTTCCTCTAGATCATCTGACACCCACCGTAACACTTAG